One segment of Acidimicrobiales bacterium DNA contains the following:
- a CDS encoding glycoside hydrolase family 38 C-terminal domain-containing protein, translating to MTRRVTVVPHTHWDREWYRPFQSFRADLVALLDELLPRLDADPSAGHFMLDGQMAVVDDYLEIRPEAEPLMRRLAASGRLGVGPWYILMDEFLVSGETIVRNLEMGLDRAATFGGAMRVGYLPDMFGHIAQMPQILTQFGFSDAVVWRGVPTAIDQSPFWWRAPDGSTVKAEYLPRGYGNGARLPDDAKDLVERIREFDRAQTRFVGDGPILWMNGTDHQVPASHLGRLVAEANDQQDDYELVVGSLPEHLALTSADGAPTWTGELRSGSRANLLMGVASNRTDVRQATARAERSVERLAEPLATMAAVAGYEWPSTFLGLAWRNLVLDSAHDSVCACSVDEVCDAVLVRYAEANRIAEAVAGQALEAVASSLAEPATIVANTSGRTRGGLIELELPGNGTDDSLQLLSERPERELIHTVARSDAPTVVERELHIHLGVQGVEIDTSDDSSVDVTIHADPAHRRQPTFGWVVTELRSMVDHAPDGAVRVWLRRPPTRKVLARVGDVPGLGWTAWTPGLLDVDPVQVLPAARPNREELSTAKVGNSSQNPAVAALGLANGLVTVEVDPDDGTFSVNGHGGLGRLVDDGDEGDTYNHSPPSHQQVIDTPDSVQVAVTESGPLRGRVQVTCNYTWPEEVVDGVRVGSVPVEVSTTLELRAGESLVRVTTALDNRCRDHRLRVHLPLVEPAEGSEAECAFGVVTRGLVAEGGETETALATFPSRRFVRAGGITVAHEGLTEYELVDIEGETARTLAVTLLRCTGWLSRGPMAYRPQPAGPVLEAPGAQMSGRQEMRWAVQVAHPGDAAPDPYAMVDDAFLPLLVTRGDGGGTSPLHHQLVDVQGAEASAVLGRGARVEVRVFNPSAEPTEVAVPHRSGWVCDLSGRAIERFDQRLRLPPWRIATLSLDRH from the coding sequence ATGACCCGTCGCGTGACAGTCGTGCCCCACACTCACTGGGACCGCGAGTGGTATCGCCCGTTCCAGTCGTTCCGGGCCGATCTGGTGGCGCTGCTCGACGAGCTCCTCCCCCGCCTCGACGCCGACCCCTCGGCCGGTCACTTCATGCTCGACGGTCAGATGGCGGTCGTCGACGACTACCTCGAGATCCGTCCCGAAGCCGAACCCCTCATGCGCCGACTGGCCGCCTCGGGTCGGCTGGGGGTGGGGCCCTGGTACATCCTCATGGACGAGTTCCTCGTGTCGGGCGAGACCATCGTGCGCAACCTCGAGATGGGCCTCGACCGCGCCGCGACCTTCGGTGGCGCCATGCGGGTCGGCTACCTGCCCGACATGTTCGGCCACATCGCCCAGATGCCCCAGATCCTCACCCAGTTCGGCTTCTCCGACGCCGTCGTGTGGCGCGGCGTCCCGACCGCGATCGACCAGAGCCCCTTCTGGTGGCGAGCTCCCGACGGATCGACGGTGAAGGCCGAGTACCTGCCGAGGGGATATGGCAACGGAGCCCGTCTTCCCGACGACGCCAAGGACCTCGTCGAACGCATCCGGGAGTTCGACCGCGCCCAGACCCGCTTCGTCGGCGACGGCCCCATCCTCTGGATGAACGGCACCGACCATCAGGTCCCGGCCTCGCACCTCGGGCGTCTGGTCGCCGAGGCCAACGACCAACAGGACGACTACGAACTGGTGGTCGGGTCGCTGCCCGAGCACCTGGCCCTCACCTCGGCCGATGGCGCCCCCACCTGGACCGGCGAGCTGCGATCCGGCTCGCGGGCGAACCTGTTGATGGGGGTGGCCTCCAATCGCACCGACGTCCGACAGGCTACCGCCAGGGCGGAGCGGTCGGTGGAGCGTCTCGCCGAACCGCTGGCCACCATGGCCGCGGTGGCGGGGTACGAGTGGCCCTCCACGTTCCTCGGCCTGGCGTGGCGCAACCTGGTGCTCGACTCCGCCCACGACTCGGTGTGCGCCTGCTCGGTCGACGAGGTGTGCGACGCGGTGCTGGTCCGCTACGCGGAGGCGAACCGCATCGCCGAGGCGGTGGCCGGCCAGGCCTTGGAGGCGGTGGCGTCGAGCCTCGCCGAACCGGCGACGATCGTCGCCAACACCTCGGGCCGCACTCGCGGGGGCCTGATCGAGCTGGAACTGCCGGGCAACGGTACCGACGACAGCCTGCAGCTGCTGTCCGAACGCCCGGAGCGGGAGTTGATCCACACCGTCGCCCGCAGCGACGCGCCCACGGTGGTCGAGCGCGAACTGCACATCCACCTCGGTGTCCAGGGTGTCGAGATCGACACCAGCGACGATTCCTCGGTCGACGTGACCATCCACGCCGACCCTGCCCACCGTCGCCAGCCGACCTTCGGGTGGGTCGTCACCGAGCTGCGGTCGATGGTCGACCACGCCCCCGACGGCGCAGTGCGGGTGTGGCTTCGGCGGCCACCCACCCGGAAGGTGCTCGCCCGGGTTGGCGACGTACCCGGCCTGGGATGGACGGCCTGGACACCAGGTCTGCTCGACGTCGACCCCGTCCAGGTACTGCCGGCCGCTCGGCCCAACCGTGAAGAGTTGAGCACCGCCAAGGTTGGAAACTCTTCACAGAATCCCGCGGTGGCAGCCCTCGGGCTCGCCAATGGACTGGTCACCGTCGAGGTCGATCCTGACGACGGCACCTTCTCGGTCAACGGCCACGGCGGACTGGGGAGATTGGTCGACGACGGGGACGAGGGCGACACCTACAACCACTCTCCCCCGTCGCACCAGCAGGTCATCGACACGCCCGACTCGGTGCAGGTCGCAGTGACCGAATCGGGACCGCTCCGTGGTCGCGTGCAGGTCACCTGCAACTACACCTGGCCCGAGGAGGTCGTCGACGGGGTCCGGGTCGGGTCGGTGCCGGTCGAGGTGTCCACCACCCTCGAGCTACGGGCAGGCGAGTCGCTGGTTCGGGTCACGACCGCTCTCGACAACCGCTGCCGCGATCATCGGCTGCGGGTGCACCTCCCCCTGGTCGAGCCGGCCGAGGGCTCCGAGGCCGAGTGCGCCTTCGGGGTCGTCACCCGTGGCCTCGTCGCCGAAGGCGGCGAGACCGAGACGGCGCTGGCCACCTTCCCGTCCCGGCGGTTCGTGCGGGCGGGCGGGATCACCGTCGCCCACGAGGGTCTGACCGAGTACGAACTGGTCGACATCGAGGGCGAGACGGCCCGGACCCTGGCCGTCACCTTGCTGCGCTGCACCGGGTGGCTGTCCCGAGGGCCCATGGCCTACCGACCCCAGCCCGCTGGGCCCGTGCTCGAAGCACCCGGAGCTCAGATGTCGGGCCGCCAGGAGATGCGGTGGGCGGTCCAGGTCGCCCATCCCGGCGATGCGGCTCCCGATCCCTACGCCATGGTCGACGACGCGTTCCTCCCGCTGTTGGTCACCCGCGGCGACGGCGGCGGCACGTCGCCGCTGCACCACCAGCTGGTCGATGTGCAAGGCGCCGAAGCTTCCGCGGTGCTCGGTCGTGGCGCTCGGGTCGAGGTGCGCGTGTTCAACCCGTCAGCCGAACCGACCGAGGTCGCGGTACCGCACCGGTCCGGGTGGGTGTGCGACCTTTCGGGGAGAGCGATCGAACGCTTCGACCAGCGCCTCCGACTACCACCCTGGCGCATCGCCACCCTGTCACTCGACAGGCACTGA